From Penicillium psychrofluorescens genome assembly, chromosome: 1, one genomic window encodes:
- a CDS encoding uncharacterized protein (ID:PFLUO_001530-T1.cds;~source:funannotate), producing the protein MEESLRLLQQEKESPQDEILVTLVRIQLVADKAYNLQRDEERNFAPTAFYIKSLQSQLNTVKQEIPPHLQQHLNILMHLSHSEIIINEASISKFPVLSNGPDLHRIECLYTCLRAAQTWMDVWLRIPPEDYISCSFSMFFQFSRALVNLYRISTLEDPAWDKCAVRETANLLEIIDRLVEQTQKAAHHLCPNTPNQDYGMTLFGRGMRMVQSLKQAWSAKLTEDIPGPPEMPGSVCVNDTEIGPAGSTLPDILPLDGFDDAWMMEFLAAM; encoded by the exons ATGGAGGAGAGTCTGCGTCTTTTAcagcaggagaaagaaagcccgCAGGATGAGATTTTGGTCACTCTCGTACGAATCCAGCTGGTGGCTGATAAGGCTTATAATCTGCAACGTGATGAGGAGAGGAATTTTGCTCCAACAGCCTTCTATATCAAGAGTCTCCAGTCACAGTTGAATACGGTAAAGCAAGAGATTCCGCCCCATCTGCAACAGCACC TGAATATTCTTATGCATCTTTCTCACTCAGAGATTATAATCAATGAGGCGTCTATCTCCAAGTTTCCGGTTCTCTCGAATGGCCCAGATCTGCATCGCATCGAATGTCTCTATACTTGTCTCCGGGCAGCCCAAACCTGGATGGACGTCTGGCTCAGAATTCCGCCCGAAGACTACATATCGTGCTCATTTTCAATGTTCTTCCAATTCTCCCGCGCCCTGGTCAACTTATACAGAATCTCCACCTTGGAGGATCCTGCATGGGACAAGTGCGCAGTGCGGGAAACTGCAAACCTGTTGGAAATCATCGATCGCCTAGTTGAGCAGACTCAAAAGGCGGCACACCACCTTTGCCCGAATACACCTAATCAGGATTATGGGATGACTCTGTTTGGTAGAGGCATGCGGATGGTTCAATCTTTGAAACAGGCCTGGTCGGCAAAGCTGACAGAAGACATTCCCGGGCCGCCAGAAATGCCGGGTAGTGTGTGTGTGAACGACACTGAGATTGGGCCAGCTGGCTCTACTCTGCCCGATATCTTACCGTTGGACGGGTTCGATGATGCTTGGATGATGGAATTTTTGGCTGCGATGTGA
- a CDS encoding uncharacterized protein (ID:PFLUO_001531-T1.cds;~source:funannotate): MRFLTAVALFATASLTQATHFKLKTTGAINNKAHNNLYVNTYHTGAGFNDAVLVAEESAVPFAHLNETRASFELGDHEPWDMDIGGDTNYASWEAVTVNVGEGSKGFSINESGFFVSNISGFGGWLVCEWFHNGPQLFWIDGDYKYTIPCSCSKVKLQPIYPS, from the exons ATGCGTTTCCTCACAGCCGTCGCTTTGTTCGCCACCGCCAGCTTGACTCAGGCCACCCATTTCAAGCTGAAGACTACTGGTGCTATCAACAACAAGGCTCACAATAACCTCTATGTCAACACTTACCACACCGGCGCCGGATTTAATGATGCTGTTCTTGTCGCCGAAGAGAGCGCCGTCCCTTTTGCTCATCTGAACGAGACGAGAGCCAGCTTTGAGCTCGGCGATCACGAGCCATGGGATATGGATATTGGTGGAGACACCAACTACGCCT CGTGGGAAGCTGTGACTGTCAACGTCGGCGAGGGCAGTAAGGGTTTCTCGATCAACGAGAGTGGCTTCTTTGTTTCGAATATATCGGGCTTTGGCGGTTGGCTTG TTTGTGAGTGGTTTCACAACGGGCCACAGCTCTTCTGGATCGACGGCGACTACAAATACACAATTCcctgcagctgcagcaaGGTTAAGCTTCAACCTATCTATCCCTCCTAA
- a CDS encoding uncharacterized protein (ID:PFLUO_001532-T1.cds;~source:funannotate): MVSNLLQPTYALPLTAGLAVLLLGHLSTRGSPPQLIPSPLKTVLPSLTDSDKAGLPYPPDALPGARDVTSPYGTFRCYEWGSTNGRFVLLVHGISTPSLALYPLAQRLVNEHGCRVLLIDLWGRGYSDAPGDLPYDARLYTSQILLALTSSPVSWTGAGGPADGFDIMGYSLGGGIASNFAANFPHMIRSVTLLTPAGLIRPERRGWAMRLMYSSPFFPEALLKWFVKRSLGGGKATTGTNYQAQNSKSGISFNILNAPSEELPKENAPDEGPLIETYPHVSVAGAVNWQLMTHPGFISSFISSIRHAPNIAQQEMWRHIPTAGQKPKVLILAGETDPIILADDLREDAIAVLGEENVRFEVLSCGHELPVTCSEQASAIIGQFWSLEL, translated from the exons ATGGTCTCCAATTTACTTCAGCCAACCTATGCCCTCCCGCTGACAGCGGGACTCGCAGTTCTTCTTTTGGGCCATCTATCCACACGCGGCAGCCCACCCCAACTTATCCCTTCGCCGCTGAAGACGGTGTTGCCGAGCCTCACAGACTCGGATAAGGCCGGATTGCCATACCCACCCGATGCATTACCGGGAGCCCGAGACGTAACTAGTCCGTATGGAACCTTCCGATGTTATGAATG GGGCTCTACCAATGGACGCTTTGTTCTCCTAGTCCATGGTATCTCGACTCCCTCACTGGCTTTGTATCCATTGGCCCAGAGACTTGTCAACGAACATGGTTGCCGTGTCCTCCTCATTGATCTGTGGGGTCGTGGGTATTCTGATGCACCTGGTGACCTTCCCTACGACGCGCGACTATACACCTCTcagatcctcctcgccctgacCTCTTCTCCGGTCTCTTGGactggtgctggaggaccaGCCGACGGATTTGATATCATGGGATATTCTCTCGGCGGTGGTATCGCATCGAACTTTGCGGCCAACTTTCCACATATGATTCGCAGCGTGACATTACTGACACCCGCCGGCCTGATCCGACCCGAACGACGCGGGTGGGCAATGAGACTCATGTATTCGTCACCATTTTTCCCAGAAGCGCTGCTCAAATGGTTCGTAAAGCGTAGTCTGGGAGGCGGGAAGGCGACAACCGGAACCAATTACCAGGCCCAGAACTCCAAGTCTGGGATCTCCTTCAATATCCTGAATGCGCCCTCTGAGGAACTTCCCAAGGAAAACGCACCAGATGAAGGCCCATTGATTGAGACATACCCCCACGTCAGTGTTGCGGGAGCCGTGAATTGGCAGCTCATGACGCATCCGGGATTTATATCTTCGTTTATATCGTCGATTCGCCATGCACCTAATATTGCACAGCAGGAGATGTGGCGTCATATTCCAACGGCCGGTCAGAAACCGAAAGTCTTGATCTTGGCTGGTGAAACCGACCCGATTATTCTTGCCGATGATCTGCGGGAGGATGCTATTGCTGTGCTTGGGGAGGAGAATGTGAGATTTGAGGTGCTTAGTTGTGGCCATGAACTCCCGGTTACATGTTCAGAGCAAGCCAGCGCTATCATTGGCCAGTTCTGGTCTTTAGAATTATAA
- a CDS encoding uncharacterized protein (ID:PFLUO_001533-T1.cds;~source:funannotate): MDEKHGPEPTDDQMLARLGKKQVLKRRFGVVSIFGFAIAELITWETVLVLFEQSYENGGPSGAFFGYIIASLSTLSVYIVISELASMAPIAGGQYYWVYMMAPLRWKKISSYLIGWLTSLAWIATIATESIFLGTIIEGLIKLEQPDFVVQRWHNTLWSWAMVAVAIFINIAIPNTLPKFEITILVLHLLGFVAITAVLLALSPKASPEFVFHTVANGGKWPSQGISYCIGFIGNVATFVGADASIHMAEEIENAAINLPRAIVGGMSMNSLLGFSMMLTILFCLGPDAKTVNSILGSDTGFPFIQLFYNSTQSYAGAAVMTSIGIVLTMACSVGITTTASRMTWSFARDFGLPFSRFILKVSKRNKVPVVAVFVVCACACALTLIYIGSTTAFNDVISLTVTAFYGSYLFPSAMLLYHRVKGNVLPHGTLLQGQGIDDPNNLATTAKATDPKDTAHSPISDTIEIIPNAAARDGLGANTTIPEKSSARPIELNVAEAPLIWGPWKIPGILGILNNLYACLYMIFVIFWSTWPPATPVNYTTMNYSIVVTVGVLILSGVWYVARGRTEYKGPLIDDEVAAIMHIAV; the protein is encoded by the coding sequence ATGGACGAAAAACACGGCCCGGAGCCGACCGATGACCAGATGCTGGCTCGGTTGGGCAAGAAACAGGTCCTGAAGCGACGATTCGGAGTCGTCTCGATCTTCGGGTTCGCCATCGCTGAGCTCATCACATGGGAAACCGTACTCGTCCTATTCGAGCAATCCTATGAGAATGGCGGTCCCAGCGGCGCGTTCTTTGGCTACATTATCGCCTCGCTCTCCACATTGTCGGTCTATATAGTCATTTCGGAGCTGGCATCCATGGCGCCAATTGCCGGTGGCCAGTATTACTGGGTCTATATGATGGCTCCCTTGCGTTGGAAGAAAATCTCAAGCTACCTCATCGGGTGGCTGACCTCCCTGGCCTGGATCGCAACTATCGCAACCGAGTCCATTTTCCTCGGCACGATCATCGAAGGCTTAATCAAGCTAGAACAGCCTGACTTTGTGGTGCAGCGATGGCATAACACGCTATGGTCTTGGGCCATGGTGGCAgttgccatcttcatcaacatcgccatccccaaTACCTTGCCCAAGTTTGAAATCACCATCCTGGTCCTTCACCTACTTggcttcgtcgccatcaCGGCTGTACTTCTTGCGCTGTCACCGAAAGCTTCTCCTGAATTCGTGTTTCACACGGTGGCAAATGGCGGAAAGTGGCCTAGTCAAGGCATTTCCTACTGCATTGGGTTCATTGGAAATGTCGCTACCTTTGTCGGCGCCGACGCAAGTATCCACATGGCAGAGGAAATCGAAAACGCAGCAATCAATCTTCCCCGCGCCATCGTCGGTGGGATGAGTATGAACAGTCTTCTCGGGTTTTCCATGATGCTCACCATTCTGTTCTGTCTGGGGCCCGACGCGAAGACGGTGAACTCGATTTTGGGATCAGATACTGGTTTCCCGTTCATCCAGTTGTTCTACAACTCAACACAATCTTACGCAGGAGCAGCAGTTATGACTTCCATCGGCATCGTTCTCACCATGGCGTGCTCGGTTGGCATTACTACAACAGCATCTCGTATGACATGGTCCTTTGCCCGCGACTTCGGACTGCCCTTTTCCCGCTTTATTTTGAAAGTCAGCAAGCGCAACAAAGTCCCTGTTGTGGCTGTCTTCGTAGTCTGTGCCTGTGCCTGTGCCCTGACGCTCATCTACATCGGCTCTACTACGGCATTCAACGACGTCATTTCCCTGACGGTCACCGCATTCTATGGCTCCTATCTTTTCCCAAGCGCGATGCTCCTGTACCACCGAGTCAAAGGCAATGTTCTCCCCCACGGAACCCTTCTCCAGGGCCAGGGTATCGACGATCCCAATAATCTAGCAACTACCGCCAAAGCGACTGATCCAAAGGACACTGCCCATTCCCCTATCTCCGACACCATTGAGATCATTCCAAATGCAGCTGCTAGAGACGGTCTCGGTGCCAACACCACGATCCCAGAGAAAAGTTCCGCCCGTCCTATCGAGCTCAACGTAGCGGAAGCGCCTCTGATCTGGGGGCCCTGGAAAATCCCTGGCATCTTGGGCATATTAAACAATCTCTATGCTTGCCTCTACATGATCTTCGTGATCTTCTGGAGCACATGGCCCCCCGCAACGCCAGTTAACTACACAACTATGAATTATAGTATTGTCGTTACCGTTGGTGTCCTCATCCTGAGTGGCGTCTGGTATGTTGCACGCGGCAGGACGGAATATAAAGGTCCGCTCATTGACGACGAAGTTGCGGCCATCATGCACATTGCTGTATAA
- a CDS encoding uncharacterized protein (ID:PFLUO_001534-T1.cds;~source:funannotate), giving the protein MEEKPPNSAELPTSAEQYASVAQNPTKDDSSSTFSAPNPALDSTNPDANTEPAKDGEKEYIAGFKLFMAIAAVTLVCFLVMLDTSIIVTAIPKITTEFHSLQDIGWYGSAYQIARENLYQLQYEVFELGSLLCAVSNSSKMLIVARAVAGLGSSGLLNGSMTIIASSVPMYKSPALIGIMMGFAQMGVVLGPVLGGALTEYSTWRWCFYLNLPVGAAAALLLVVVQIPDQVEKPSISLIKETVLHKLDLIGFVLFAPAAIQLLLALQYGGNKFAWNSSTVIGLFCGSGATFIVFLLWEYRQKDRAMIPLTMLRMRPVWSSCVTIACVMALVLCNSYYLPVYFQAVKNVSPILSGVYMLPGILTQLVFAVVSGLLIGKLGYYLPWAVFCGVATAIGNGLLSTFKPDTPTAKWVGYQIILGAGRGSGFQTTLSGAVFLTFANVIFDNGLKTLVPQYAPSIDPEVLIAAGASGIRKVVTGNNLAGVLRAYCASIDHVFYMAAALGVCIFASSWGMGWKDVRKKKPTVDKV; this is encoded by the exons atggaagagaaacCGCCAAACAGTGCAGAACTTCCGACTTCTGCTGAGCAATATGCCTCTGTCGCTCAAAATCCAACAAAGGACGATTCATCCTCCACATTTTCAGCGCCAAACCCCGCGTTGGACTCCACAAACCCGGATGCAAATACGGAGCCTGCAAAAGATGGAGAAAAGGAGTACATTGCCGGTTTCAAGTTATTTATGGCCATCGCAGCAGTCACTCTGGTCTGCTTTCTAGTCATGCTTGATACTTCCATCATTGTGACC gCCATCCCCAAAATCACAACTGAATTTCACTCTCTTCAAGACATAGGATGGTATGGTAGTGCGTACCAGATTGCCAG GGAGAATCTATACCAACTTCAGTACGAAG TTTTTGAGCTGGGCTCACTTTTATGTGCTGTCTCTAACTCATCAAAAATGTTGATTGTCGCTCGCGCCGTGGCGGGCTTGGGTTCGTCGGGCTTGCTGAATGGCTCTATGACCATCATTGCATCTTCGGTCCCAATGTACAAATCACCAG CTTTGATTGGGATCATGATGGGTT TCGCACAGATGGGAGTCGTTCTCGGGCCCGTACTGGGTGGTGCATTGACGGAATATTCCACTTGGAGATGGT GCTTTTACCTCAATCTTCCCGTTGGGGCTGCTGCAGCACTGttgctcgtcgtcgtccaaATTCCAGACCAGGTTGAAAAGCCTTCAATCTCACTGATTAAGGAGACTGTCCTCCATAAGCTTGATCTTATTGGATTTGTTCTCTTTGCCCCGGCGGCCATTCAATTGCTGCTTGCCCTTCAATACGGGGGCAACAAGTTCGCCTGGAATAGCTCCACTGTCATTGGACTCTTCTGTGGTTCAGGTGCTACATTTATCGTCTTCTTGCTCTGGGAATACCGCCAAAAGGACCGTGCCATGATTCCGTTGACCATGCTCAGGATGCGACCTGTCTGGTCCAGTTGTGTAACGATAGCCTGTGTTATGGCCCTCGTGCTCTGCAACTCCTACTATCTTCCGGTGTACTTCCAGGCTGTCAAGAATGTTTCGCCGATTCTCAGCGGTGTCTACATGTTGCCTGGGATTCTGACTCAGTTGGTGTTTGCAGTAGTGTCAGGGTTACTGA TTGGCAAGCTCGGTTATTATCTCCCATGGGCTGTCTTCTGTGGAGTAGCTACGGCCATCGGTAATGGCCTGTTGTCTACGTTCAAGCCCGATACACCGACTGCCAAGTGGGTTGGATATCAAATCATCTTAGGTGCTGGTCGAGGATCAGGATTCCAGACG ACCTTATCCGGCGCAGTGTTCCTTACTTTTGCGAACGTGATCTTCGATAATGGCTTGAAAACACTGGTTCCGCAGTACGCGCCGTCGATTGACCCTGAGGTTCTAATTGCCGCTGGAGCTTCTGGCATTCGAAAAGTGGTCACTGGCAATAACCTTGCAGGGGTGCTGAGGGCTTATTGTGCGAGCATAGATCATGTTTTCTACATGGCTGCTGCACTTGGTGTGTGTATCTTTGCATCCTCTTGGGGCATGGGATGGAAGGATGTTCGGAAAAAGAAGCCTACGGTCGACAAAGTCTAA
- a CDS encoding uncharacterized protein (ID:PFLUO_001535-T1.cds;~source:funannotate), translating into MSDGEETQSNPVAAADEVEVSADAGSGQMSVLDALKGVLRISLIHDGLARGLREAAKALDRRQAHMCVLNEGCEEEAYKKLVVALCSEHKIPLIKVPDGKMLGEWVGLCTLDREGNARKVVNCSCVVVKDWGEESQERSVLLNYFQTEQ; encoded by the exons ATG TCGGACGGAGAAGAGACCCAGTCCaaccccgtcgccgccgccgatgaggTCGAGGTTTCCGCCGATGCCGGCTCCGGCCAGATGTCCGTCCTGGACGCTCTGAAGGGCGTTCTGCGCATCTCGCTCATCCACGACGGTCTGGCCCGCGGTCTGCGcgaggccgccaaggccCTCGACCGCCGCCAGGCGCACATGTGTGTCCTTAACGAGGGCTGCGAGGAGGAGGCTTACAAGAAGCTTGTTGTTGCTCTCTGCTCTGAGCACAAGATTCCCCTCATCAAGGTGCCCGATGGCAAGATGCTTGGCGAGTGGGTTGGTCTGT GCACCCTTGACCGTGAGGGTAACGCTCGCAAGGTCGTTAACTGCTCGTGCGTCGTTGTTAAGGACTGGGGTGAGGAGTCGCAGGAGCGCTCTGTTCTCCTCAACTACTTCCAGACTGAGCAGTAG
- a CDS encoding uncharacterized protein (ID:PFLUO_001536-T1.cds;~source:funannotate), with product MSDVEAVALPAAQDVDQIAAAVKVDGEPSASEKVPESHSRPGSDREQAVESDHEGPPSPRADSEAETIIQSGRESLSPEKKRKHIRHDPLRQPLGDTDGVEGHLRKRPRIDGESRGEADRSSRSASPSQRTGPPSASVVKIEKADEQDSLAEAVPDHGSSKAEKPPNHRKRSFSRGNRAASSEERPNGPSRDLFKDVDNNIRFSPPSNTRSVSPTRGSHTRSASGSQFPSRKKAPTPLLTGFPRQVSEDRQSTSSSVSGSPLPSARLRKLGSGDGTSASPAKQMGPKKLRDKSGRTPLARACAERKYDQVAARHAERPEDLNIPDNAGNTPLQIVSLNGETDIVKFLLDAGCEINTKNIDKDTPLIDAVENGNVDVVKLLLDAGANPRTVNAAGDEPYELVPSELDDDEYQEMRKTIADAKASSRPGRRSEEHSVAASHSRRASGASPSPPLLGPRSPAQTGATGRRKTGRSEATRNDLLWTKPTLENLQVFASKGDEAGVVSILNILQKADTASLIAAAKGCHHDVLSLLYAMGNADSDPNPDLDHKPGYNTPMLAAIGRGKPAVVQLILNQPGFNPTRRLFEGLTYHELSRARQGEDWEEEYDMLKDAYENYNGGEGHKGATSSPRRARAKDKEDKRTARKRSSSPVARTSKKPNASPNAARRRDSTALDGDKEKRREKGKTVGSRGKVSAKDAGESTMGSSDHDSRPAKSTVSARRGSESSTMARNDEVKKRRLIAGRRPGPGQDRRSSLFSSDSLSGREETTKARADGSESLSSLKRIRADASPERSRSRGGHGDQLSPESRKKKRRMLSEANANGASRKSGNEPADADKPTSHDDSSRTDEKTTRKFGEPSKKPVAREPSPKEDAVMENGVVKAESQEPKPSEVPTDEKPAEMDAEERQRAEAKRAEDERVAEERRVADEAERARLSKEEADRAARAAREKAEEDERKRKEAEQRRIKQAEDERQKRLEQERARMAKVRRDQEELEQRRRDALPIRLRVAANFVGSNDPRARSHTWLKSFMPLVTALTKQLEPTCDKEMADEKWIPNYLVAPLLATNDLQLSQYASWEKRKATPTQRMNLWRVTRRMLIQAGEPDFHDSSVGQILQKDCDTRSKYFDMEHVFWIRLSDFMDLVPHIPHLNGLQFQFLSMHIDQESFSGGIGGTTQPNGHAASVDASNGSPSGLLNGYGHSRPSTYV from the exons ATGAGTGATGTCGAGGCAGTCGCTTTGCCAGCTGCCCAGGATGTCGATCAGATCGCCGCTGCTGTGAAGGTGGATGGGGAGCCGTCGGCGAGCGAAAAGGTGCCCGAGTCGCATTCAAGGCCGGGCAGCGATCGCGAGCAGGCTGTCGAATCCGACCACGAAGGACCTCCGAGTCCCAGAGCCGACTCGGAGGCAGAAACCATCATCCAATCCGGCCGGGAGTCCCTTTCCcctgagaagaagcgcaagcaTATTCGCCACGACCCCCTGCGCCAGCCGCTGGGCGACACGGACGGCGTTGAAGGGCACCTGCGCAAGCGACCGCGCATCGATGGCGAGTCTCGAGGCGAGGCAGACCGAAGCTCTCGGTCGGCCAGTCCGTCCCAGCGAACGGGGCCTCCATCAGCATCGGTGGTGAAGATCGAAAAGGCAGATGAACAAGATTCTCTCGCGGAGGCTGTGCCGGATCATGGCTCGTCCAAGGCAGAAAAGCCGCCAAATCACCGCAAGAGAAGTTTCAGTCGAGGAAACCGCGCAGCTTCTTCTGAGGAACGACCGAACGGCCCTTCCCGCGACCTTTTTAAAGATGTCGACAACAACATCCGATTTTCACCTCCCTCCAACACGCGTTCCGTTTCCCCCACTCGTGGTTCTCACACCCGATCCGCCTCTGGTTCTCAGTTTCCTTCCAGAAAGAAAGCTCCTACTCCTCTTCTGACCGGGTTTCCACGACAAGTGTCAGAAGATCGACAATCCACCTCGTCTTCTGTCAGCGGCTCCCCGCTCCCCAGTGCCCGCCTGCGCAAACTTGGGTCTGGGGATGGCACCTCTGCCTCCCCGGCCAAACAGATGGGTCCCAAGAAGTTGCGCGATAAGAGCGGACGCACACCGCTGGCGAGAGCGTGCGCCGAGCGAAAATACGACCAGGTGGCTGCGCGTCATGCGGAACGCCCTGAAGATTTGAACATTCCCGACAACGCAGGCAACACCCCGCTGCAGATTGTCTCTCTGAACGGTGAGACCGATATTGTCAAGTTTTTGTTGGACGCCGGTTGCGAAATAAACACGAAGAATATCGACAAGGATACCCCGTTGATCGATGCCGTGGAGAACGGCAATGTTGATGTGGTGAAGCTGTTATTGGATGCGGGCGCAAACCCTCGAACGGTGAACGCTGCAGGAGACGAGCCCTATGAACTCGTTCCCTCCGAACTTGATGACGACGAATACCAGGAGATGCGAAAGACCATCGCCGATGCCAAGGCCAGCTCACGGCCGGGTCGACGCTCAGAGGAACACAGTGTCGCGGCATCTCATTCGCGACGGGCCTCAGGCGCCAGCCCTTCGCCGCCACTCCTGGGACCACGCAGCCCGGCCCAGACGGGTGCAACAGGTCGACGCAAGACAGGACGCAGCGAAGCCACGCGAAACGATCTGTTGTGGACGAAACCAACACTGGAAAACCTGCAAGTCTTTGCATCcaagggcgacgaggccggTGTGGTCAGCATCTTGAACATCTTGCAGAAAGCCGACACCGCGTCCTTGATTGCGGCAGCAAAGGGCTGCCACCATGACGTGCTATCCCTTTTGTATGCCATGGGCAATGCGGACTCGGACCCAAACCCTGACCTTGATCACAAACCTGGTTACAACACTCCCATGCTGGCTGCCATCGGTCGTGGCAAGCCCGCCGTCGTCCAGCTGATTCTCAACCAACCGGGCTTTAATCCAACCCGCCGACTATTCGAAGGCTTGACGTACCATGAACTCTCCCGAGCTCGTCAGGGcgaggactgggaggaaGAATATGACATGCTCAAGGATGCCTATGAAAATTACAATGGTGGTGAAGGCCACAAGGGCGCTACCTCATCTCCACGACGCGCGCGCGCAAAGGACAAGGAAGATAAACGCACTGCGCGCAAACGATCCTCCTCTCCTGTTGCTCGTACCTCTAAAAAGCCCAACGCTAGCCCCAACGCTGCCCGGCGTCGCGACTCCACGGCCTTGGACGGCGACAAAGAGAAGAGACGCGAGAAGGGGAAGACGGTGGGATCTCGTGGCAAGGTATCGGCGAAAGATGCTGGTGAAAGCACGATGGGTAGCTCGGACCATGATTCCCGTCCCGCGAAGTCTACTGTTTCGGCCAGAAGAGGCAGCGAATCAAGCACAATGGCACGCAACGATGAAGTGAAAAAGAGACGGCTCATCGCAGGACGTCGTCCAGGTCCAGGTCAGGATCGACGATCCAGCTTATTCTCTTCGGATTCCCTATCGGGACGGGAAGAAACCACCAAGGCCCGAGCTGACGGGTCTGAGTCGCTTTCATCTCTCAAGCGCATTCGCGCCGATGCCTCGCCAGAACGATCTCGGTCCCgtggtggccatggcgatCAGTTGTCTCCCGAGTCACgaaagaagaagcggcgCATGCTTTCCGAGGCAAATGCCAACGGTGCTTCCCGAAAATCTGGAAACGAGCCCGCGGACGCTGATAAGCCCACTTCTCATGATGATTCTTCGCGGACGGACGAGAAGACGACACGAAAGTTTGGAGagccgtcgaagaagccTGTCGCTCGTGAACCGTCGCCCAAGGAAGATGCTGTTATGGAGAATGGGGTCGTGAAGGCTGAATCTCAAGAGCCGAAGCCGAGTGAAGTTCCGACGGACGAGAAGCCTGCTGAAATGGATGCCGAAGAACGTCAGCGAGCTGAGGCAAAGAGGGCCGAGGATGAGCGCGTGGCCGAAGAACGACGTGTtgccgacgaggcggagcGTGCTCGACTGTccaaggaagaggcagacCGAGCGGCTCGCGCTGCTCGCGAAAAAGCtgaggaggacgagcgcAAACGTAAGGAAGCTGAACAGCGGCGAATCAAGCAGGCTGAAGACGAGCGCCAGAAACGCCTGGAACAGGAACGGGCCCGGATGGCGAAAGTCCGTCGTGACCAGGAAGAACTGGAGCAGAGACGCCGCGACGCCCTTCCCATTCGCCTGCGTGTGGCTGCCAATTTTGTGGGATCTAATGACCCCCGCGCGAGAAGTCATACTTGGCTGAAGAGTTTCATGCCCTTGGTCACTGCGCTCACCAAGCAGCTTGAACCCACGTGTGATaaggagatggcggacgAGAAATGGATTCCGAACTACTTGGTTGCACCCTTGCTGGCGACCAATGATCTCCAACTTTCGCAAT ATGCCAGCTGGGAGAAACGCAAAGCGACGCCGACTCAACGCATGAATCTGTGGCGAGTCACTCGACGGATGCTCATCCAGGCGGGTGAACCTGATTTCCACGACTCGTCGGTTGGACAGATTCTGCAGAAAGACTGCGACACGCGATCCAAATACTTCGACATGGAGCATGTGTTCTGGATTCGACTCTCCGACTTCATGGACCTCGTCCCGCACATCCCCCATCTGAACGGGCTTCAGTTCCAATTCCTCAGCATGCATATCGACCAAGAGTCCTTCTCTGGCGGAATCGGCGGCACGACCCAGCCAAACGGCCATGCTGCTTCCGTCGACGCCTCCAACGGCTCTCCTTCTGGTTTACTGAATGGCTATGGGCACTCCCGGCCTAGTACATATGTttga